A stretch of the Chelonia mydas isolate rCheMyd1 chromosome 5, rCheMyd1.pri.v2, whole genome shotgun sequence genome encodes the following:
- the RPL37 gene encoding 60S ribosomal protein L37 isoform X2, translating to MTKGTSSFGKRRNKTHTLCRRCGSKAYHLQKSTCGKCGYPAKRKRKYNWSAKAKRRNTTGTGRMRHLKNVYRRFRNGFREGTTPKPKRAAVAASSSS from the exons ATG ACTAAGGGAACATCATCGTTCGGTAAGCGCCGCAATAAGACCCACACTTTGTGTCGTCGCTGCGGATCCAAGGCATACCATCTCCAGAAATCCACCTGTGGGAAATGTGGGTATCCTGCTAAGCGCAAGAGAAAGT ATAACTGGAGTGCCAAGGCTAAAAGACGCAACACCACTGGTACTGGTCGTATGAGGCACCTAAAAAATGTCTACCGTCGATTCAG GAATGGATTCCGTGAAGGAACAACACCTAAGCCCAAGAGAGCTGCCGTTGCAGCATCCAGCTCATCTTAA
- the RPL37 gene encoding 60S ribosomal protein L37 isoform X1 — translation MGKIRCHPAGFGALRGAERLPGGGVSVRHGGAARRGSRLPLRLREHHRSVSAAIRPTLCVVAADPRHTISRNPPVGNVGILLSARESITGVPRLKDATPLVLVV, via the exons ATGGGGAAAATCCGCTGCCATCCAGCGGGATTCGGGGCCTTGCGGGGCGCGGAGAGGCTGCCCGGGGGCGGCGTGTCCGTACGCCACGGTGGAGCTGCGCGCCGGGGCTCTAGGCTGCCTCTGCG ACTAAGGGAACATCATCGTTCGGTAAGCGCCGCAATAAGACCCACACTTTGTGTCGTCGCTGCGGATCCAAGGCATACCATCTCCAGAAATCCACCTGTGGGAAATGTGGGTATCCTGCTAAGCGCAAGAGAAAGT ATAACTGGAGTGCCAAGGCTAAAAGACGCAACACCACTGGTACTGGTCGTATGA